Genomic window (Daucus carota subsp. sativus chromosome 5, DH1 v3.0, whole genome shotgun sequence):
atatataaataacttctcacttataagttataatttataGACACTTCTTTTAACTTAAGTTAGACGACCACGTTTATTTCATGACTTCAAAATTCATGTATTATAATAAttcattattatcattaaaGTTAACATTTATACAACATATATAGCTGACCACTCTTCTTTTGTAATCTTTTTTTCATCTCCTTCACTTATTAGAAAGCTACGGGCCACCGAGCAGGTCTGGCTTGCGGGCAGCCAAACCAATCAGCCAATAACAAATTAGACCAAAGCATATTATAGCAGGCAGGTCATGCATACATTGAATCACATATATAGAAAAACGTTTCTACAATAAGAAACTTAATGATTTACTCTTATACAAGCTATTGTAAATGTTGTACTTTCGTTATGGGAGAAATAGTTTCAAGCATACACAAGGAGATGACACAATATATGGACAGAACAAAAGTTATTAGTAcaacacaatatatatattactatacgTTGAAACATGAAATTATACATAACCCCATTAACTGGTATTACAAGCTCTCTTATTCTTACTCAAAAcgtcttatttttattttgaaactgaACAAATCTTGGCCAAGACTTACTAATAATTGCAATTTACACAACAATTATTAGTCTGTAGTCAAAATTTGGTAGATtttattttgagattttaagatAGTCTGATTCCTTCTCATCAAGCAATAACCGGCATACTATGCAGCACCACGGTTTCGACGGTAAAACCCGGACCAAACCCCAAAGCGACGCCCCAGTCGAGCCCATCGCCAGTAGTTGCCCTGCCATCATTCATTGATTTCTTCCTCATTTCATCCATAACAAAAAACACACATGCACCCGCCATGTTACCATACTCACTCAGCACCTTCCGAGACACccacattttctcttctttgaGACCTAACACATGTTCCACCTGGTTCAAGATGGCTGGGCCACCAGGGTGCGTTATGTAAAACAGCGAATTCCAGTCAGTTATACCAATGGGCTCGAAAACTTCTTTAAGTATCTTCTCCATATTCCCTGCAAATAACGTGGTTATGTTCCTTTTGAGAAAGAACATTAAGCCCGACTCTCCCAGTTTCCCACGGACTGTGTCTTCAGAATCAGGCACCAGGTGCTGGGCTGCGAATACAATCTGGAAGAGTGGACGTTCGGTTAGAGGGTCCGGATCAGACCCCACAATCACCGACGAGGCCCCATCACCGAAGAGTGCTTGAGGGAGTAAAGAGTGAATATGAGGCCCTCGGAACGTGATGGTTGTGATCTCGGAACAAACCACGAGAACACGTGCACCCTTGTTGTTCTCGGCGAGATCTTTCGCCAGGCGAAGAACCGTCCCACCTGCAAAACAACCTTGCAAGTAGACCATGTGGCGCTTCACTGAATTATTGAGGCCCAGGAGCTTAGTGAGCTGGTAGTCAGCACTGGGCATATCGTAGCCCGAAGTGGTGCAAAAAATGAGGTGGGTGATCTCTGATTTGGAGTGTCCCCACTCCTTGATGGCTTTGTCAGCGGCTTCTTTTCCGAGCTTCGGAACCTCCATCCTCAAAATTTCCTGGCGAGCGTCGAAGGATGGGGCCGAATAGTGGCACATGTTAGGGTTTTCTTCTAGGGTTTCCTCTGTAATATGCAGGTAACGTGTTTCTATCTTGCTTTTGTTACCTGTACACAGTACACACATGCATACACTATCAACATCAAAAGGGGAAAGCCAAATTTTTATAGAAAGGGCCTCGAAagcaatatttttaaattgataaagGCACGTATTTGTTGTTCATGCAAATATCAATGATTCAGCTACGAAACAATTGTATTGGAAAACAATGTATATATCATAGTAACACTATAGACATACAGATTCGCTTGAACTTCTCTTTGAGTTCAGTCATATGTTCGCTCTTTGTGACACGAAAGTAGAAGTCTGGATAGTCAGCCTGGGGGTAACAATTAGGAGGAGCCGCAGTTCCGATGGCAAGAACCGTGGCTGGACCTTTAGCTCTCTGATTGTTCATTATTTCCTCAACTGATAAACTAGCCGccatatttctatatatctgaTAAAGATATAGAATGCAGGTGTTTTCTTTATCTGTTGCAGTTTGAATAATGATACACCTACAAGCCCTCTATATATAGATACTCTGTGATGCAGTTGTGGGAACTGGTTATGCAAGCCGAGTAGCCGACGTAAGTATTTACTCATATTTGTAATTTATGTTCACTAAATCAAATAAGATGGCTAACGGGAATAGGCGGGTGCCGCCGGTTGGTGACGTCAATATccactttttatttatttatccatGATGCTCgttcattaatttatttatgcattatAAAAactacaaataaaaaatatcattaaataaaaaatcGAAATTATGTAAGAAGAAAAAAACAACTTCATAAGCGTTCTcatgttatttataatttttttacaaaaactgTGTAACCACCCTTTTTATTAATTTCACAATCTTGTCTAACATTATGTGATATGTTAGATtgaatttttcattttaaaatttacaaatatagttttacaaattaattattcaatttgGTACACTGTAAAATTTGTATTGTAATtagatattatattaaaataaatatacaaaggaaaataaatatgaGATATCAATCTATAAGAAATATACAAAATCTAATGTTCACAATATTAAAAACAGGAAAAAACTGTAAAATGGATATCATGACTTTTTTCCGGGgaaactttttaaattttttttgctaaagaaacagattatatatgatttgtatAGAATAGTTATAAACACTCCTATTACTCAGAGAGTCGTTAACtagaatatataattgatttatttatattaaaatattttatattatttatgattaactCTTTAACACATACATCGTTAAACAAATTATGAACAATCTTAGTACTAAGTAAATTTGGTAGCACGGTGGACTTGGCCTGATCCAAGTTAATGTGTTCATGCTAAAAATGCATTTTACCTGGGTGAAATATAATTGAgattgtaaaataataaatttgatccATTTTAAGCGCGCATCAAGACTAACAAGGTTGATTTGTGGATACCAAATATGTTATTTGCAGCAGGTCGGGAAACATAAACATCATTTACCAAACTTGGATCAAAAGAGATTtcaaggaaaatatatatggaGAGTTTGCCACATATGGAATTATGTATTATTCTCAAATAAAAAAGGGAAAAAACTGACTAAATTGCTTGACTCCGCTAGCTAGCCAATGTTGAAGGAAGACTACAGTAATCAACAATAGTACACACCTGTACAACCTAACTCAATCCATTAATGGTGCGGTCTGGAGATAAACCTAAGATAGGCATGCATGGGTGAATAAGGTGATGTCCAAATTATGGCATACACGGCGGCATACAAAAGATGCTAAACACTAGTAAAACAGAAAcacagaaaacaaaatcaaaattgtcTTTGTGGTAATAAGATAGCTGGCCAGCGTTGAAAGAAGACTAGAGTAATAATTGCTGGCAGGcggccaagacaattaacaaattAGTATCGCCTAAGTACTTAATTAGCAGTGAACTGCTTAATTAGCAGACAGGAGTCTAAGATATTTTCTAAGAAATGCTATTGCGCTTTCAGTATActttgaaatttaataaatcttgattataatttttatattataattcatttCATTGCTAATTTTAATCATACTAGCCTATAACCCACTGGCgaccatataattttaatttgattatttataagcttaatatcattttatttgtgttttttcattaattaaataaaatggtaTTTATTACTATTGAATAAGCAACtcaatagtaataaaattaGCGAAAACAATTGCATGAGTTTGACCCACCTGCATGGACCGATAATATGCTTAATTTTGAGTGTTTACTGAGACTCAATAATATGCTTAATTTAGGGTGTTTACTGAGACTTTTTTATTTGGATGCTTtcgttaattttattattattgaataagCAACTCATATGACTGTTTATGAAAGAATCTCACATCATTAATTTGGTATAAAAAAGTTTGTGTAACATACATCGAATCTCACATCATTAATTTGGTATAAAAAAGTTTGTGTAACATACATCAACGCAATAGCAAATTTTTGCcaacatgaataaaaataagcTGATGGAAACTTATAGATAATATTTTAAcgcttttaattttattttaaaacatgaGAAAATAATTAGTGTGGTAGAGAATATCTTTGCAGTTGAGATGGTTCTTACCGAGAATTATGTATATGCATAAGATAAtaggtactccctctgtcccatttaattgtatacgtttcttttcaactgctcgacacgcatttcaatacttttataaaacatagttccataacttatttttgagattttctttttctgaataaaaatataacatccaaactttaattcagaaaaagaaaattttaaaaataaattacacaactatactttacaggagcattaaagtccgtgccgcgtccccgtcccccaatgtatactactgagagggacggagggagtatttgttttcTGGCAGTATACCAAGGGTAgcaatataagtatataactatTAAAAAACAGATAAAGAGAGATGCAATAATGCATCCTTTTCTTCTCAGTACTCAGtttctattaataattaaaaagccgAATAATAGACATGCCTAACATGAATAGCATGATGTCTGAATGTACTTGGGGAAGATGCTAATGAGATGCTATGACTTGCATGGATCTCCATCTCAGCAGACATGAGTCAGAAAATTTAAGTTTAATATGGAGCGTCTATatgctcaaaaaaaaaaaaaagaacaggCGCATTCTGTTTTCCTGTAGACCGGTCTTCTAATGAGACCTATAACCTATTGCTCAGACGTTTGAAACTAAGGTTTAGGCACCAGTAAGAACAAGAATGAAGAAACCATAGATGTTATAATCAAGTCCTTTATACCTCTTTCATCTTTACACGATCATAAGGAATCTGCaacaaaaatgaaagaaaaaagaaacaacaAAAGAAATTCTCAGTAAACACCCAAAATTAAGCATATTATTATGAACTTCAATTTTAACTAATTAAGTGATGCAGAAAAAGAACATGCTCAAAGATCAGAGAGAATCACAGCAGAAAAATCAAGCTAATATATGTGATCATTAGCATGATATAATAGTGTACACATATTTACTTGTGGTAAAACACTAAACAAAAATACCGACACAAATTTATAACATAAGGACTATAACACCAGATTTTTCCAATTCAAACATCGATCAAATTAGAAAGATGCAAATCAGTATGATACCTTCTCTTGTGACGCCAAAGATTCGAATAATAGCAGCAGGACCAGAAGAATTAGGCAACAACTCTTTGTGACTCTCTCCGATCACATAATCAATTTCCAGCTGCTGGAATACTAACAACACAGTTTATAAATTAACAGCAGCTGAACAAATCATTCACTCGCAGATGTTCGAAAAGTAGCATAGGAGCTCGCCGAGATGAAGAGAGAGACATCGGGCTATGGTCATTGCTGTCAAAATTTCTCTATTAAGCTACAATATCTCTGAAGTTGTTCAGAAACAACATTCACCATCAACACTGATTGGCAGGAAAACTTTTAAagtaaaaacaacaaaaatccaCACTTTCAACTATGCTTATTCCCacctgaccaaaaaaaaaaaactatgctTATTCCCAAGTTGGAGCAACAACACCTGGTTGAGTGATATCCAATCCAGGTGCGGCAGCCAATGTAGGCTCAGGTGCAACATCCCATCCATCGGCGGATGGCACTGCAAATATAAGCCAACCCACAAGACAAATGAAAAATCTGACATTCCAAGATATATATACCAGTGTTGTAAACATCAGAACTCTAACCAACTCGGATGAGTACTCGGGGTCAAAAATttggatatattaaaattttaattttatatattcattataaaacatgtatatattattatctaatatctaattaaattatgtaaaacacgATGTTAgagtttattctatttaataaaTCTTATCTAAGAATTCTAgatttatcaatttaaataGAAATATCTTATTCAAAATATCATCGACTTTGACCAATTGTCACCGATTTTGATCTGATATTGGTCAAAACCAGGTTGCAACCCGAGTAGTATGAAATCAACTCAAGGATCAATCCGAGTAATCAGCCAATTTCTCACACGAGTTGACTGGTTTTTAAAGCACTCGCATACAAACGCTTAAAGAAACAAAGAtgtttttgtaattttggtAGTTGTTGCATACAATTACATTGTTATTTATCCTGGAAAATAAAACTATTGAGAACTAATATTAGTGATTTTTTAAATTCTCACCAGCATCAGCAGTCCAGCCAGTAGCTCCAGGAACAGCAGAAATAGCAGCTTGAACCCCTTCATTGTTCCACTGAGCATCAGGAATTTGGCTACTCCACTGATCAGTTCCGCCAAGAGCAGGAGCAGAGTAATCTACATAATCAGCTGATTCcgcttcctcttcttcttcctttgccgTCAACCTGCAAGATAGATGGTTCAGGTGAGTTTTCGCTTGCAACAACCTTCACTAAAAATTGGCTAAGATCTAAGGATCTTTTGCAAACTACATAAAATCTATGCTATCAATAAGttcaaaatgaaaaatattctcTGTCCTTACCATAACCTCCCATTTGAGTTGTGTTTCCCTTTGTTATTTGCAGGGATACCAATGTCTACATATCGCATAGGCGAATCCGTGTCACAGAAGGCACTTGTAGGAATGTTTCCAAGCGCAGATTTTCAAGGTGCTAGGCTGGATTTAGACCAATAATTATATTGGGCTCTAATCATGCTTTCTCTTTTGTAATTATGCCAGAGATCTTAAAGCAGGTCTGGGACTTGTCTGATCAAGATAATGACAGTATGCTTTCTTTGAGGGAATTTTGTATTGCCCTCTATCTTATGGAGGCGTATAGGGAAGGCCGCCCTCTTCCATCAGTGCTCCCAAATAACATTATTCTTGAAGATACACAGTTTCCGGCTACAGGTCAATCTGTTGCTGGATATGGAAATGCATCTTTGCGACATAATCCTGGTAAAGTTTCAGATCAAGCGCCcttttaaaatcattattttttcacatatgTAATAATCTTTCATATTACTATACTTGAATTAGGTATGCAAAAAATCCAAGAGATGCCTGGTCCACGTCCAGTTGCCCCTGCAGTTGGAGGTAGGCCGCCTAGACCAGTTCCTATTCCAGTCCCGCAGCCTGATGAAGAGAATGTGCAGCGCAGTCGGCAAAAGCAAAAACTTCCCGAACTTGAAAAGCATCTAGTGGATTGATGGGCTGCAGGCAGTTTACCATCATTAGGAAAGAAAATAGGCAAATAAATCTAAAAGAGCAATCAAGTAAATACAATGAAAATttgtacaatatatatatagccaAAATATAATCCTTAAGCGAAATAAAAAGCAAGCTCGACAATTAAATGCTAACTAACCTGGTGATCAGTTCTTGAATCGGTCAACATGAGGAGACGGGGTCACTAAACAATGTCTGCAACTGATTAGTAAAAGTACCGGGAGTGTGACGGCCAGCAATAGCATTGGCACCCGTGTACTAAGCAAACTTCAACACCGCTCTCTAACCATAGGGCCTGGCAGACTGGACAATAATGTCCTGGGGGGTTCTCCATGGCAACAATGACTCTGGCTGCCATCTGAAGCTTCTCCAATGTATTGCCCaaattgataatataaatatctACTCATTAAAATACACCTAATCAAGCCAACGCAATAAACTATCTAATCACTCTGTATCCTATCTGACCCTTAAAGTACACAATTCCGACATAAACTACTCCCAGATTTAACCAATATCAAGACATATATACAACGAAACTAATTATTCATCCTTCACGGGAGTAATAAAcaacatttattaaaattattaatttaccgagATTAAAATTTCTATGTGAGCGCGATATACCAAATATGTTTGCTTTGGTTTGATTTATATATCGGATAtaagaaattaaagaaaaacaagaaagaaaCAAAATGTGATGTAAAAAGTACCATTGTTGCGGCGCTTGAAGACATAACGTTCCATTTGAAAGTCACAATTTTTGGCACCGAGATGCACCTCAGCCGCCAACATCTTCTGAATGTCGGCCTCTTTGGAAGTGAGTTCTCTAGCTATGCCGCCGCTCGCCATTTTCAGATTTTGATCAACTCACTTTAAGAGGCAAGCTCGACTTGTGCATATGTGTtgtatatagatagatagatga
Coding sequences:
- the LOC108195028 gene encoding small ribosomal subunit protein uS2-like; this encodes MRYVDIGIPANNKGKHNSNGRLWLTAKEEEEEAESADYVDYSAPALGGTDQWSSQIPDAQWNNEGVQAAISAVPGATGWTADAVPSADGWDVAPEPTLAAAPGLDITQPGVVAPTWE
- the LOC135153049 gene encoding uncharacterized protein LOC135153049 gives rise to the protein MPEILKQVWDLSDQDNDSMLSLREFCIALYLMEAYREGRPLPSVLPNNIILEDTQFPATGQSVAGYGNASLRHNPGMQKIQEMPGPRPVAPAVGGRPPRPVPIPVPQPDEENVQRSRQKQKLPELEKHLVD
- the LOC108193697 gene encoding chalcone synthase 2 yields the protein MAASLSVEEIMNNQRAKGPATVLAIGTAAPPNCYPQADYPDFYFRVTKSEHMTELKEKFKRICNKSKIETRYLHITEETLEENPNMCHYSAPSFDARQEILRMEVPKLGKEAADKAIKEWGHSKSEITHLIFCTTSGYDMPSADYQLTKLLGLNNSVKRHMVYLQGCFAGGTVLRLAKDLAENNKGARVLVVCSEITTITFRGPHIHSLLPQALFGDGASSVIVGSDPDPLTERPLFQIVFAAQHLVPDSEDTVRGKLGESGLMFFLKRNITTLFAGNMEKILKEVFEPIGITDWNSLFYITHPGGPAILNQVEHVLGLKEEKMWVSRKVLSEYGNMAGACVFFVMDEMRKKSMNDGRATTGDGLDWGVALGFGPGFTVETVVLHSMPVIA